DNA sequence from the Nitrospirota bacterium genome:
GCCGCTGACCAATACAATGACTCTGGACTTTTTTTTCACTGCTTTCTAAACTTCTGATATTAATTAGGAGAAGGAGGAGATGCCGCTAATCGAAATCCCATGAAGCTGCTTCTCGTATCCGGCCAGAAATGACCCCGATAAGTTGTTTTAAAGTTTGCCGGATCTCCATTGCCCCAGGATCCCCCTCGTAGTACCTTCAATTCTCCCTTTTCAGGACCTTGGGGATTTTCTTTGGGACTATTCTTATAATATTCAGGATCATACCAATCCAGGACCCATTGCCAGGCGTTACCTGACATGTCAAACAAGCCTAACTCATTCGGTTTAAACTTCCTCACCGGAGAAGTGAAGGGATAACCGTCATTATAATTTTTGATCGCGGGATCAGTCGGGATTTTCTTATTAAACGCCAAGTCACCAATATTGCCCTGTGGCGATCCATTCCCCCAACTAAACTTGATCTTCTTTCCCCGGCTTCTGGCAGCGAACTCCCATTCCGCTTCTGTCGGTAGCCTGAAACGAACTCCTGTCTTCTGGCTTTTCCAATTGCCAAATTTGATCGCATCATTCCAGGATACACAGACGACCGGATGGTCATCTCCCTGCTTAAAACCGGGCCGCCTCCAAATCGTATTTTTGTCCACTTTCCATTCTTTGCCATTCCACCCTACACAACCAATCGGCTCCTTTTTGTCGCCAAAAGGGACTTCCGCTTCGGTTTGATAATGCGTCTCGTCAACGAATTGTCGAAACTCCCCCAACGTAATATGTTCCTTTGCCAGGTAAAAATCTTTAACACAGACGGAGTGGGGAGGTTTGCTGGTACTGTCTCCATCGCCAAAGACATCCCCCATTTCAAAACAACCGCCTTCGATAAAAACAAACCCTTCAATTATTTTTGGCACGGCTTTCGAAGGTGCCGACTCCGGATTGATGGGTTCCTGTCCCTTTATTATTGAAACATGGGTCAATAACAGGGCAGACACGAAGGAAAAAACTGCAAAAAGCCTCAACATGATTAATCCGGTTCTATATATTAATAAAGTCAACGATTCAAAGTGCTTATAACGCCTTAGGTCTGTTTATGCCAAGTTCTTTTAAGTATACTAAAGTTTAAACATTTAATAAATTGAATTCATACGTAAAATACGATGTTAATTACCTTCAATGGGATGTCACAAATCCTTTTTGATGATTAATGATTAGATTTAATAGCCGAGATTTCATATAATGGAAAGATGTCTCGTTTTCAACTTTTTATTCCTAAATACCGGATTATTCTCGTTTTATTTTTTTCTTTTTTCCTCAATGTTTGCGGGCTCCCCCCGGGACCCAATACCGCTCCGACCTTCGCCACCCTATTTCCCTCTTCACCGATTTTGCCGGATCCCTCACCTTCCCAGCCGATCAATTCCAGGAATCCCCAAATTGCGGTTGATTCGACAGGAATCTATGTGGCCTGGGAAAACAGTTCCGACGGCAATATCCTCTTTTCTTCATCAAAAGATGGCGGATCGACCTTTAGTATTCCGATCGTAATACCCAACTCCACGAACGGAACCTATCCCCGAATCACAACCGATGGAAATGGAAACAGTTTTGTTCTTTGGCAATCCCCAACTCAGTTCCTATTGAACTATTCGACTTCCAGTCAGTTTCGAACTTCAGCGGTTACCATTGCGAATCTCTGTTCCTCACAATCGTCCCAAAATTCGATTCCTCAGGCAGATATTATTTATAATCAAAATAACTTGCTCATTACCTGGGCTCAGGTATCCTGCAGCAGTCCAACACCTTATCAAATCTATTTTGATTCCCTTTTGGCACAGAATCCGGTGACACCTTCTGTCCCCACAAAGCAGATTTTATCCGAGAGCGGATTTAACGGATATCCCAAAATTTCCCAGCTTGCAGGAGATCCGGACATTGCATATCTCCAGACTTCGGTAAGTGACCTGGTTTTAACAGAGTACTCCGTGACGTTTGACACGCAAACGAGTTTTCGCGTCAACAGTCAGTCGATTCCGGCAAGTGTTTCACTGGCAACTGACGGCAATGGAAACCGCTATGTGGCCTGGGCTGCCCACAATCCGTCCCAGAGTGGATTCGATATCTACATTAACAATCTCAATACCGGTACAACCACTTTTCCGGTTCCTCCGCATAATTTGACTCTTAACGGAGCGTCGTACGGTCCGGCCATTGGAATCGATTCGAGTCAGTATGTTTATGTGACTTTCTTTTCAAGAAGTACGGCATTTCCTACAACATACGATGTCTTTCTTGAAAGAAGCTCGGATGGCGGGAAGAATTTCATTGGCCCTGTGAATATTTCTAATAGTTCAGGAGATAGTTTCTCCTATGAACCGGGAATGGCCGTTCTAGGAAAAACGGCCTATTTCGTGTGGGACGACAACACGAACTCGACGTTCCATCATATTCATTTTCAGAAGGTCACACTCAATTAGTATTCTCGTTGCAGGATAAGAGAGGAGGCTATTTTGTGTTGTTGACACCCGAAGTGGTAGCGGGCGAAGGAGGAGGCTCTTTTTTGATTAACTCATTCCGGTTTGGAATCTTGTTGAGAAAATCTTTCTTGATTTCAAAAATGGGACCTTCAGAATTTCCCATAGCAGTAATCTTTTCTTCATTCTTCGATTTTCCGACAAGCAAGGTATAGATTTTATCTTTAATATGGAAGATGAGCGTCGCATAGGCTGGGGCAAGCTCAAATTCTTTCAGGTTTGTTCCAGTTTCGTTTAATACCCTTTCGCCATCCAGCGTGCCGGTCGAAAAAAGGAATGAAGAGAGTTTTTCTTCATTCACTTTTTCACCTGGCTGGCCAGGGAAAATCCAATCATCCCCTTTTTTTGCGACTTCCCAAGAATGATCCTGAAGTTTGACTTCGACATGGTCAATCAGGACTTGATCGTACGAAAGGAGATGTTTATTTCTCAAATTCCAAAACTCGTAATTGACGATCACTCGTATGCCCGCGTTGGATAAATAAATTTTTCCGTTATCGCCCCGTTTGAGATAGAGCGTCTGCGGCAATGGTGCCTCATCCCCAATGAGCAGTTTCAGGATGGGACCCTCTTTCA
Encoded proteins:
- a CDS encoding formylglycine-generating enzyme family protein, which codes for MLRLFAVFSFVSALLLTHVSIIKGQEPINPESAPSKAVPKIIEGFVFIEGGCFEMGDVFGDGDSTSKPPHSVCVKDFYLAKEHITLGEFRQFVDETHYQTEAEVPFGDKKEPIGCVGWNGKEWKVDKNTIWRRPGFKQGDDHPVVCVSWNDAIKFGNWKSQKTGVRFRLPTEAEWEFAARSRGKKIKFSWGNGSPQGNIGDLAFNKKIPTDPAIKNYNDGYPFTSPVRKFKPNELGLFDMSGNAWQWVLDWYDPEYYKNSPKENPQGPEKGELKVLRGGSWGNGDPANFKTTYRGHFWPDTRSSFMGFRLAASPPSPN
- a CDS encoding DUF4340 domain-containing protein, producing MRYKATLILFLLFLGLVSYLFLIDNPRIKKEAEKKEKAEKLFDFSIDQVRQVELDTSGGHFLMTKNAEEQWMVKNLQGEPTGNVVADSNVVERIIREIHELKPTRIVDEKGEDLKGFGFNMPEKSVTLTMKEGPILKLLIGDEAPLPQTLYLKRGDNGKIYLSNAGIRVIVNYEFWNLRNKHLLSYDQVLIDHVEVKLQDHSWEVAKKGDDWIFPGQPGEKVNEEKLSSFLFSTGTLDGERVLNETGTNLKEFELAPAYATLIFHIKDKIYTLLVGKSKNEEKITAMGNSEGPIFEIKKDFLNKIPNRNELIKKEPPPSPATTSGVNNTK